The nucleotide window tATCTCGAATACATCTCTATCCCCTCTTAGATACATCCGTGAGCTATGTATagacacataaattttattggATTAAATTCACACGAAATGTGAATTAAATCCATATTCATTTGGTTGGAATGATTAATTTggattttacaaataaataaatatattttattaaattcaagtcAAATGTCCctttcatcttaaaacataaaCTCATGTCACGTGTCACGATGAGTAGACATCCATGAACAACAAGATTCCGTCCCGTGTCCAAATGATATGGTAGTCCCAATTAAATTCAAGAACCAAACACAATTCATCAAGTGTCAAGCTGACATCTTTTGACCAATCATAAGCAACCTTGTTCAACccctaatttaaaaatatttttccactaTTTAACTTAATGAACAAGTTATTCTTTAAATAGGAAATTTAAAACCATCAATAGTACAATACCACTATCTTAAATCCGTGGGTCAAAATCATCggttattaataaaatatatgtgtatGAATCTTcttcatattaaaataaattgttggACTGtgcaaaataacaaaataaatattaacaaatgtaacgtgtaaaatgaatattaaaaaaaatgtaacaaatGTAACCAATTGCatataaaaaatgcaatttaacaaaaataataatttaataaaaaagtgaacaaatatttgaacatATTCAATCGGGTctgagaaaataatataaacgaTAAAAATCCTAATACTTTGAGAATAAGGATAATTATCAGCAAATTGCATTAAAATGACAAAACATgtattttaaactattaaaaaaataaaatacttagaagtattaactttaaaaatatcataccaaaatttggtgtcaacacTATGCATAAAcgaaaataattactttaaagATTTATTTCTTGGAGGGTAAATTAGGATTTTCTTGTAAAGAACATTAGATATACAAGTTGAAGTTTTTAAATCTTgcgaaactaataattcattGAATAACTCTTTTACTTTAACTAGATAAGATGGTATCAGAGTTTCTTAAGTCTTTCTTTTGCAATTTATATTTAAGTTAcacaatataattattatttttaaaaatcttttaaatcCTATGAAAATTCTCGTGGAACACTACaaattaatagaaaaacttacctaaatacaaattttattctacaataatctctaaaattttctctaatttaaaaatattacaaaaatctcaTCTCGAATACATCTCTATCCTCTCTTAGATACATTTGTGAGCTATGTATagacacataaattttattggattaaattcatattcatttgGTTTGAATGATTTATTTGGATTTCACAAATAAAcaagtatattttattaaattcaagtcAAATGTCTCTTTCACCTTAAAACCCAAACTCATGTCATATGTCACGATAATTAGACATTTATGAACAACAAGATACCGTCCCGTTTCCAAATGATATGGTAGTCCCAGTCAAATTCAAAAACCAAACACAATTCATTAAGTGTCAAACTGACATTTTTTGACCAATCATAAGCAACTTTGTCCACCCCTAATCTAAAAATATTTCACCACCCTTTAACTTAATGAACAAACTATTCTTTAAATAGGGAATTGAAAATCACCAATAGTACAATACCACTCACTATCTTAAAATCATGGCTGAAAACCACCGATTAATAAAATATCTGTGTATGAAATCTTCTTCATATTAGAACGAAGTTCTAGACTGTgcaaaataacaaaatgaatattaacaaatgtaacgggtaaaatgaatattaaaaaaaaatatgtaacaaATGTAACCAATtgcatataaaaaatataatttaatagaaataataatttaataaaaaataaacaaatatttgaacatATTCAATTGGGTCtgagaaaataatacaaacAGAATTAATCGATAAAAATCATAATACTTTGAGAATAAGtataattatcaacaaattgcattaaaatggcaaaacatgtattttaaactattaaaaaaaaatactacagaGGTTGTAGCGGTTGCGGGTTATCCTgggttccaaaaaaaaaaaaatacttaaaagtattAACTTTAAGAATATCATACCAAAAATTGGTGTCAACACTATGTATAAACAGTAATAATTACTTTAAAGATTGATTTCTTGAAggctaaattaaaattttcttgtaaagaacattatatatataagttaaagtTTTTTAGATCTTGCGAAAATTGATAATTCATTGAGTAACTCTTTTACTTTAACTAGACAAGATGATATCAAAGCTTGTTAAGTCTTTCTTTTGCAATTTATATTTAAGTTAcacaatataattattatttttttaaatcttctcCATCTTATGAAAATTCTCATTTTACctaaattaatagaaaaatttaCCTAAATACAAATCTTATTTTACCATAATCTCTAAAGTTctctataatttaaaaatattacaaaaatctcaTCTCGAATACATCTCTATCCCCTCTTGGATACATCCGTGAGCTATGTATAGACACATCAATTTTATTGGATTAAATTAATACGAAATTTGAATTAAATCCATATTCATTTGGTTTGaatgattaatttgaattttacaaataaataagtatattttattaaattcaagtcAAAGGTCTCTTTCACCTTAAAATCCAAACTGATGTCACGTGTCACGATGACTAGACATCCATGAACAACAAGATACCGTTCTGTGTCCAAATAATATGGTAGTctcagtcaaattcaagaaccaaACACAATTCATCAAGTGTCAAACTGACATCTTTTGACCAATCATAAACAACCTTATCCACCCCCTATAACTAAGAATAGGGGATAGACATGACATTCAAGGGGACATTCTAAATATATTTCAGAAAAGACCCCAACAAACATTGGAGAAAGCCACAATATCAACTACATAGTTCTTCAAATGATTGGTCAATGGAGTTCTTCCCGGAGATCGACTTGAAACGATGAAGTGTTTTCTGACGTTTTTAGAGATCAAAAACATCTCAAGGAGGTCTACATCATCGTACATTCCAGAAATATGCTATTGAAGACCCTCAAATCATGAAGAAGTTTAggagagaaaaatcaagagaacaACAAAATTGTACTCACAAGATTCGTcaataaaaatcacaattttttatttatttattttgatcagCGCTATAAAAATTTGTTGCGTAAACTATGTATCCGCAAATTTCCTGAATAACAATGTATCACGACCTATGTATCTACATGTATGCTGATGCattcaaaattcttttattgtaagatatttttataatttagaaaaaaataaaaatagaatattcCTAGCTCTTAATACTATGAAATTTGCgtaatttttacttattaatATGCCTAATAAGTTAAAAGGCAACTGAAGTCAAATAAAATcacaactattttaaaatttaatttgtaagaAGATAATACTcattttctctctatttttatacgatatataaaattaacgtAATTATTAACACTCTTTATATCGTGTCGAACACTTTATAGAAAGTAAAAAGATTAAGAAACACTTTTATCATTTGAATGCGAAAATTTGCTCCAGAatcatttcaattatttttctaattgtaTAATTTCTTTTACCCATTGAAAATGAATTGACTAATGAAAATGAGAATACAtattctttaattattattgagttaaaattcattctcatattctttaatttttatcgaGTTAAAATTCATTTGTTTGATATAAGtatcaaatgcaaataaattttgtgatatttatattttcaatcagccaattaaaatattttttaccttcTACTCATAATAATTTCTAATTATTGCCGATATATTATAACTATTTATACGTGTACATTAATTATAAACATACGTATTATACATTGTATACTAGAAGAAtattaaaaagatatattttcttGAGGCCTTTATTGGACTGATGTCAACtctatatatgaaaataaatctattttttttcataatacgCAAGGAgagataatataaatatattttctccatttcatattagttgttacattttttatatgttttttaataaatcataaatatatattttttaaaactagttCACCCTTAACCTTTTTCAATGGAAGCcaatatatttaatttcaaaaaataaaggaaaaaatgaagaaaaaaaactaattatatcttaattttgtatcaataagTACTCTTTCAATCAAAGCTTGTGTATTCAGTATTGATTTGATCGGTTTcttaaagaataatataaatatgataattttatgatatcattcatatgtattataaattggaaaatgaaatcaaaataaatatgcttgatATAATAAAGTATTCACTGATATTTACAAACTCagcaaataaaaatgaacatctattttaaatataatgaataaataaacataaacaaataaatatattaaaaataattaattttaataacatgaataactaatacaatgaaatatgaaaatttttattatatatgagGTACAACTAGTACTAGTTGTTGAGGCTattcttttattaatattatattttgaccTATGCGGGACCcattcttttttctcattttgacagtttctctttcttacttttcactttctttctttttcttatttttgttctttccaaaatctaatttaaaccaatttaattaCTCCTTCGGTTTGTATAAatcaaagtaatttttttaaattatttattttaacagaaaatatttttaaaattattatttttatcattaaataaatacatacaatattaataattaaattttaaatttcaaaaatattattaataaaactagagtTATATGCATATATCAAACACTTATTACTAAATTACACATTAAATATTTAGAAGTTATAAACATAGAATGGTTATGATTATTATTAGGTGTTTGACTATagaattcatatattttttaactgTATTGAAATATATGCCGTTAGAGTTGAAAATAgagttatgttttatttttgcaaaaaaaatattcaaaataatgttcatattatatataaatacaatttcaaaagtgaaaaCGAGTTGAAAAACACATTAAACGAACATGttttccaaatttaaaatataccttCAAAAAGGTtgtgttttaaattttcatggtcaaaaattaatttttaaataaagtgaaaaattattttataaataattttttacgcTTAAATGGGTCCTAAAAGTAGAAGTTAAAAAAAGACACGAAATATGaagacaaatttttttaaagtacaataaatgaaaaaatgagagaaaaagaaataaaaataattttaatagaaaatattttttaattaaactgAAGGAGAAgttaaactaattttaaaataaaattaaataaaaaaaaaaacataaaacgagagaaatgaagaaagttaagagtaaaaaagagaaacaaaagggCAGGAAGGAAAATAAAGTATGGGTCCATGAATcagaatataatattaatataataatccCTCATATAACTAGTATTAGTTGTGCCTCATCCATAGTAGTAAAATTTTTCGTGAAATATAAGAAATTGTGCATAGTGGTGAGTGGTGACCAATCCCTGCCCCATACTGCCTCAACTATCAACCAATCAACTCCAGAGATCATGCCTACCTTTTCTCAAAATGTTGTAAAATTTGTGCAATTGACACCAAATCCTACACCAACACTTGGACGCTTTCTCGTGCTCTGTGTAATAACCTTATCCACCCCCTCTCCCCACCCACAGGCCACAGGGACTCTTTCGTCATTCTCACGCCACTGAACCCAATAAACAAGGGTACTTTTGTCATTAAACTAATTTATtctcaaataaacaaaaaagaaaaatctgtAATTATTCAATAATATAGGAGAAATATAAAAGAGACAATACTGTAGTCTATGATTACGTGTTCAAACTCTGATGATATacgtataaatttgaattaataggatgaatgaattttaaatattatactCCATTATCATACCTAAAATAGAGTATCTTTTACCAACAAAATGagtaaagtaataaaaaatgatgTCTGCGTGTGTACTTTGGAAACCCAAAGAAGAAGTAGCTGAAAAAACTAATactaataaagaaagaaagaaagaaagaaagaagaaaagcagCTTACTTCACGAGCTCCTCTGAGCACACaacaaaaaagatatttatatatatgttgatgaagAACACGTCTGCTCAATCAAAACCCTAACAGAACTGCGATCTCATCATCTACTTTAATTTGCTGTagagaagagagagaaggtAAGTACAGATTTCACGGGATTGAGCTTATCATCACTTGTTGTTGCCGTCCCTGTCTTCAACTACCAACTATACTCAATCCTGTGATTCATTTTACTCCACGTAACACTTCTGATTCAATAATTTTTCCTTGATTTGAGAGTCCTTTGTTTGATgctggtaattttttttttttgggcctTTTAGGTGGGTTGTAATAATGTGTGAGGTAGCTTGTTCAAGTTAAAAAGAGAGGTTGTGTTAAATTATGGATCGGACGGCAGTGACAGTAGGACCAGGTATGGACGTACCAATCATGCACGATAGTGATAGATATGAACTTGTACGGGATATTGGTGCTGGGAATTTTGGTGTTGCAAGGCTTATGAGAGATAGGCAGACTAATGAACTCGTTGCTGTCAAGTACATCGAGAGAGGTGAGAAGGTTAGTTGAGATTTCACCTTTTTTATTGGATTTGTGAAGATTCAATTTGTTCTGCAAATTACTTTTACCTTTTCATCTAGTTATTTGTTGATGAATTGCAGATTGATGAAAATGTTAAGAGAGAAATCATCAACCATAGATCATTGAGGCACCCTAACATAGTCAGATTCAAAGAGGTATTATATCTATTCAAGATAGTTGTTTGATGATGATGACTTAGGTATTCATATTTATAGTTAATTATGGGAAATTTGGTTTTCAGGTCATATTGACACCAACTCATTTGGCTATTGTGATGGAATTTGCATCTGGAGGGGAGCTGTTTGAGCGCATATGTAATGCTGGTCGTTTTAGCGAGGATGAGGtaagtattttaaataatgaatttggttGTCATGGCACTTATTCCTGGATATATTTATAGGCTACTAACTGTAATTTTAGGCACGGTTTTTCTTCCAACAACTCATATCAGGGGTCAGCTATTGTCATGCTATGGTAAGTCCACTGTTCTTCTCTGCTTTCATAATTGAAAATCTTTTGAGTTTGtgaaatttttaatgatttgcttgCAATTGATTCTTATTATGAAGCAAGTGTGCCATAGAGACTTGAAATTAGAGAATACATTACTGGATGGTAGTCCTGCACCAAGGCTAAAGATTTGTGATTTTGGATATTCGAAGGTATTGTTTTCTTCACTCTGCTATTTTCTGGGACGGTTTTGCCACAAGTTGATTCCTAACCTCcaccaaagaaagaaaacaaattattGAGTATTGGATTAAACCGGTCCAAGTAGAGTGAAATGGATAGTGAGGATTCATATGCAGATCCAactagtttgggattgaggcgttgttgttgttgttgttgtatatatgCTGTTATATCTCAATTCCGTCAAGTGTTTGCTTCTTTCTTCTATCCTCCCTTCTCCTTTATTCATATGTCCTTACCGTCATTTtgactattgttgtatgcagtCCTCAGTGTTGCATTCACAACCAAAGTCAACTGTTGGTACACCTGCATATATTGCTCCAGAAGTGTTATTGAAGAAAGAATATGACGGGaaggtatattttttttatttttttattcttacaTAGAGCAGATGGTTGGTTGAGTTAGTATTTGAATAATGACAATATATTTAATACAATGCTGTTGTGTTGAGAAAGAACTAATTGAACATTTTGAGATGTCGATCATCAGTGTGTGACAATGGTGGGAAATTGGTCAGGGAACACAGTTTTAGGAGTGTTGTTCCTTACTTGGTGTGTGAGGACTTTTCAACTTATGCAGGACTACGTTCAGGCTAACGGAAAGTGCAGCCATCTTTAAAATTAATCTTTTCCGAtttaaggaaaaagaaaagaacattaTATAGATGCTTAGAAGCGAACATCTTTTCTTGATGTTTTTTCCACCAGAAATgctgtatgttttttttttttttttttttatgttcctCTCTTTATTTCTAAACAGGAAAGTATCAGAGAGATAGACAATTTTGTCATTGTGAGGAGGCTAACTTAATGTTACTTTTTTGGATAAAGTAAATGATATAGTGAACCATAAGACCCTAATGTGCAAAATCAACATTTCAATACTAACAATTGAGGAACTTGAA belongs to Solanum stenotomum isolate F172 chromosome 1, ASM1918654v1, whole genome shotgun sequence and includes:
- the LOC125875992 gene encoding serine/threonine-protein kinase SRK2E — protein: MDRTAVTVGPGMDVPIMHDSDRYELVRDIGAGNFGVARLMRDRQTNELVAVKYIERGEKIDENVKREIINHRSLRHPNIVRFKEVILTPTHLAIVMEFASGGELFERICNAGRFSEDEARFFFQQLISGVSYCHAMQVCHRDLKLENTLLDGSPAPRLKICDFGYSKSSVLHSQPKSTVGTPAYIAPEVLLKKEYDGKIADVWSCGVTLYVMLVGAYPFEDPEEPKNFRKTIQRILNVQYSIPDYVHISPECRHLISRIFVADPAKRISIPEIKNHEWFLKNLPADLMDNTTNNQFEEPDQRMQSIDEIMQIITEATIPAAGTNSLNHYLTGSLDIDDDMEEDLESDPDLDIDSSGEIVYAM